Genomic DNA from Fundulus heteroclitus isolate FHET01 unplaced genomic scaffold, MU-UCD_Fhet_4.1 scaffold_49, whole genome shotgun sequence:
CaaagggtttctctcctgtgtggatcatcatgtgtttttttaaatgacacttgaggttaaatctttttccacaagcatcacaaacaaaagctttttctcCAATGTGTATTTTCATGTGTTTATTTAAGTCTGAATTTGAGAAATATCTCTTTCCACAAGTAACACAACCAAAGGGTTTCTCTCCCGTGTGAATTCTAATGTGTTTGCTTATTTCTGACATTGAGGAACATTTTTTACCACATACATTACAACCAAAGGGCTTCTCTTTTGTGTGAGATCTCATATGACTATTTAAGGCTGTCTTGTTGGTAAATCTTTTACTACATGAATCACAACCAAAGGGTTGCTCTCCTGTGTGGCTTCTcatgtgtgttttaaaatatgactTTCTGGAAAATCTTCTTCCGCATAAAAcacaaccaaaaggtttctctcctgtgtggattctcatgtgtgttttgAAATGTGATGTAGTGGAAAATCTTCTCCCACATACAACACAACTATacggtttctctcctgtatggattctcatgtgcaGGTTTAAATGTGACTTTCTGGAAAATATTTTCCCACATGCATCACAATCAAAAcgtttctctcctgtatgggtTGTTAAGTgtctttttaattgtttgttaaGGAAAAATCTTTTACCACAACAATCACAACCAAAGGGGTTGTCTCTTGTGTGGGTGTccatgtgtctttttaaatttttcctaaaggcaaatctttttccacaagcGTCACATtcaaaaggtttctctcctgtgtggattctcctATGGTTATACAAGGATGATTTGTCGGCAAATCTTTTACCACAGgcatcacaaccaaaaggtttttctcccgtgtggattctcatgtgtgtttttaaatacgGCTTTCTGGAAAATATCCttccacatatatcacaaccaaaaggtttgtctcctgtgtgaattctcataTGATTAATTAAGCCTGACTTTGAGGAATAGTATTTATCACATGCATCACAGCCaaatggtttctctcctgtgtggattttcatgtgtctttttaaatgtgacttCCAGGAAAATCTTCTACCACATGCATCACATCCAAACGGTTTGTCCCCTGTGTGGATTattttgtgtgcttttaaatttGACTTGTTGGAAAACCTTTTACTGCATgcatcacaaccaaaaggtttctctcccGCATGGATTCTTAAGTGAACTTTTTTCATTGAATCCACATTTGAGTCCCCGTCTTTATTGTTCACTTTTATACAGTCAACTGAAGTGCTGGTTGTAAAATCTCTGACTTCTGTCGGCTGTTCATTATAGTTAGAGAATGGAGGTttctcttcatcctcttcactcTTCATATTAACAACAGTTGATGGAAACCTGGTATcttcagtctcctccttcaaaTTCTCTTGCTCTCCTTTCTGGCTGCCACAGATTCTTTCACCTTCCTCCTTTGTGTAGAGaagctgcagctcctgctggTCCACATCAGGATTGTTTTCTTCAGGGACCTCTTCTTTGATGTCAGCAtgcaacactgaaacacattacatgcattATGACCAAGTATATCTTGACAATGGAACAACCATGGTAAAGATTAGATCCAGAGACAATTGTAGACAAGCTAAAgaagctataagtaagatatttactgtaaaatcaacctaaatcattctcatttctcacctgggatggaagtaacattccctagaaacaatcctctccatcaacaatgtcttagtcatgtttttctcgTTTTAAACCTACAGGTATTGTCCGGAACTACATctgttcagagtgtagcccgtgtttacttcctggttctgaGCCAATCATGTGACATAGTCTCtagaaaagtctgaaaagttgTGAAATAGTTGGCAACAGTGTTGAtgaatatgctggtgaagattctcagtcatccaggtcgtGGTCAAAAAGTCTGAGTAGTTcaccccattactaaggggtggacctttTTTCGGTActattttgcatgttatctaagccattacaaggcctttgttgggcagtactataaagcttgcaaatccacattactccagactttttgaattgagaaagctttctggatgggaagcgaaacgtcttcaaacttcagaaaaaagttcggttttgtttttttaaacttttttggaaGTGTTGATGAAAGTAAGCGAGGAAAGAGAGAGCAGAACGTTAGCCCCTCCCACCAGTCCTCTCAGTGAGTTTCTTaacctttagctgcaacacggGACACAAAGaaagtaaagcaatccttactgttgataggagcagcagttaatggaaagctgctatcagtctcctccttcaccaggagctgctctccttcctgacgggccccgggttcctcctgttcctcctttatgtggaggggctctgactcctgctgctccccctcaggactctgttcttcaggagcctcttctttaacatctgcagccaacactgaaacacattacatgctttatcaacaactacATCTGGACAACGTTCCAACCATGCCAGCAGACTGGGAGCTCCACGCCGCTGTGCGCCGTCCTGGCGCTCAAACATAGGAACACATGCCGTCTCACAGGCAGCTGCTGTGTTTCCCTCTTttcttccctcagcgctgtctctcAGGCACAGCCTGCTGCCTCGTCCTTAAAGCTCTGCAtgtagtcagagcaaagaggagaCCTGCTTCGTTTTCGCATTAATGCAAAGCTGCTGATTATTccgccctggattacaaagctggatataaatataaaaaggtaaatatgcttttgttttcatctaATCTCTTTTTTCACCCCTCTAAAACTgttgtaataaaataattacctgaCAACCACGCAACTTTAATCACTTCCTTCCTTCAGTGTGTGTGCATCTGTTTACTACATGTTTGTTAAAATTAGATGTATGCAGGCAATGTATAAAAATTTGTACTCTTAGAGGCAATTAAGAATATTAgcatacatgttttaaaaaaaatagttatttcttttttttttatgaaaaaaaatatatactccTACTTTTTAAAGGCTTCCTCCTCTGGTGAAGAGAtcaaatgtgaacattttagtCTTCAAAAGAgtgaccaaaatgttcacattttggacaaagaagacagacggtttgaaaggggtgtgaaggaagccatctacgttaagagagaaagaccaaccttaaacaggggaggaggccttaggttccaactctcaaaaacttacaacacagctataggattaattccagccaatcatcaccttaactctcaccctcattcaggtgatcaaacattgttcctttaagccaagccaataacgaccctaacgactcctcgttacagaggagtggaccagtttctgtccattctgctggcttaatggctttaacgaccgcccattactaaggggtggaccagtttctgttgaatctgcatgttatctaagccattacaggcatttgttaggcagtagtataaagcttggtactccacattactccagactttttgaattgagaaagcttcctggagaggaagtgaaacgttttcaactacggaaaacaagtccagttgctttgttttttacttttttttggaattctaaattagttaagctaatttaccTCAATTCCATGCCTTTTAaatcagatcttcagtgaacCAGGAAttactgaagtattctgattatgaccaaccatttttgttttgtcttttgtgttcttttacatgtaaatagttccttagcttagcttctttttatcttcattttgcttagtagtttagttaagtttcactagcctagtccTCACACTGAATTTTTATCTGGTAAATTTCGCCAGCAAAAAAAATTCAGCTCCAAACGTGTTGACCTTTTGATGAACTCAAGCTCGATGACTCGATAGAGCTTCTAGCCAATGAAATGAGCTCATTTGGTCACGTGACACAACAGCCGGGAcacttccgtttcagcgcttccctAGACCAAATAACAGCTTGACTGAAATAATAAACTGTCACGGCAACATTCCGAAAATTGACAGCCTCACACTTTTCATGAGTGAGAggacatttttaaccattttgtgtCGTCACTTGGTGCCGATGGCTCTGCAATTTGACTTTACTGAACCTCCACAGTGGAAAAGTTGGCACGAAGTTAATAAGTAGCAACATGGATAAccttgttgtgcaatt
This window encodes:
- the LOC118560796 gene encoding gastrula zinc finger protein XlCGF57.1-like, producing the protein MLHADIKEEVPEENNPDVDQQELQLLYTKEEGERICGSQKGEQENLKEETEDTRFPSTVVNMKSEEDEEKPPFSNYNEQPTEVRDFTTSTSVDCIKVNNKDGDSNVDSMKKVHLRIHAGEKPFGCDACSKRFSNKSNLKAHKIIHTGDKPFGCDACGRRFSWKSHLKRHMKIHTGEKPFGCDACDKYYSSKSGLINHMRIHTGDKPFGCDICGRIFSRKPYLKTHMRIHTGEKPFGCDACGKRFADKSSLYNHRRIHTGEKPFECDACGKRFAFRKNLKRHMDTHTRDNPFGCDCCGKRFFLNKQLKRHLTTHTGEKRFDCDACGKIFSRKSHLNLHMRIHTGEKPYSCVVCGRRFSTTSHFKTHMRIHTGEKPFGCVLCGRRFSRKSYFKTHMRSHTGEQPFGCDSCSKRFTNKTALNSHMRSHTKEKPFGCNVCGKKCSSMSEISKHIRIHTGEKPFGCVTCGKRYFSNSDLNKHMKIHIGEKAFVCDACGKRFNLKCHLKKHMMIHTGEKPFGCDACGQRFSCKSHLNTHTRIHTGEKAFGCDVCGRRFSSNSNLKAHTRIHTGDKPFGCYTCGKRFSTNSHLKKHIGIHTGEKPFGCDACGKRFFSNYDLNRHMKMHIGEKSFGSRQPKL